From Oryza sativa Japonica Group chromosome 4, ASM3414082v1, one genomic window encodes:
- the LOC107278684 gene encoding LOW QUALITY PROTEIN: uncharacterized protein At2g24330 (The sequence of the model RefSeq protein was modified relative to this genomic sequence to represent the inferred CDS: inserted 2 bases in 2 codons) produces MASTAEVAAAAASASAAAAAAETKGKGEEGKRKGMGDTGDDLAGSVFAGRGDDYERWLQYLSKEEAAVHARLRRSXRRGVRNLVVLSILSEVLSVVYAIIMTKSVDLDWQMRAIRVLPMFVLPALSSMIYSXTLSFTRMLEQKDQKLLERLREERKAKIDELKERTNYYLTQKLIQKYDLDPAAKAAAASVLATKLGADSGLKVYSLRPKKTQPRMGWDIFYPILGWVFLGRREYVKDEAKSESSQARSSASEVIPSNGLRNRKHTKAKGSSTGNAADDHNTGQVSEAVGDHLEAMEPSRVVGHYQSSGTSDSGWMAKICGSCHMHNGLARKEDFPHVTYCCPHCHALNMSNQTIGRWSGSNSGQLTSSAQVSGTNPVADNELGNQTEGQEIYVEENSGEGQGIYVEANSG; encoded by the exons ATGGCCTCTACGGCAGAAgttgccgccgcggcggcgtcggcgtcggcggcggcggccgcagcggAGACGAAGGGGAAGGGtgaggaggggaagaggaagggtaTGGGGGATACTGGGGATGATTTGGCGGGCTCTGTGTTCGCGGGGCGCGGCGATGACTACGAGAGATGGCTGCAGTACCTGTccaaggaggaggccgccgtgcACGCGCGCCTGCGCCGTT CCCGCCGTGGCGTCCGCAACCTCGTCGTCCTCTCCATCCTCAGCGAGGTATTGT CTGTAGTTTATGCAATCATCATGACAAAATCTGTGGATCTAGATTGGCAGATGAGGGCTATTAGAGTGCTGCCTATGTTCGTCTTGCCTGCTTTATCCTCAATGATATATT ATACGCTAAGCTTCACAAGGATGT TGGAGCAGAAGGATCAGAAGTTGCTTGAAAgattgagagaggagagaaaagctAAGATTGATGAACTGAAAGAGAGAACAAATTATTATCTCACCCAGAAGCTTATTCAG AAATATGACCTTGATCCTGCagcgaaagcagcagcagcttcggTCTTGGCAACTAAGCTGGGGGCAGATAGTGGTCTtaaagtatactccctccgtcccaaaaaaacccaacctaggatgggatgggacatattcta tcccatcctaggttgggtttttttaggacggagggagtacgtcaaAGATGAAGCAAAATCTGAGTCATCACAGGCTAGAAGTAGCGCCAGTGAGGTAATTCCTTCCAATGGGTTGAGAAACAGGAAGCATACAAAAGCAAAAGGCAGCAGCACTGGCAACGCTGCAGATGATCATAATACTGGGCAGGTAAGTGAAGCTGTAGGCGATCACCTGGAAGCTATGGAACCTTCTAGAGTCGTTGGGCATTATCAAAGCTCAGGTACCAGTGACAGTGGTTGGATGGCAAAGATTTGTGGCAGTTGCCATATGCATAATG GGTTGGCCAGGAAAGAAGATTTTCCTCACGTGACGTACTGCTGCCCACATTGTCATGCACTTAACATGTCAAATCAAACCATTGGGCGATGGTCCGGCTCAAACTCCGGTCAGTTGACCTCAAGTGCTCAAGTTTCTGGTACAAATCCTGTTGCAGACAATGAACTAGGCAACCAAACCGAAGGTCAAGAGATCTACGTGGAGGAAAATTCTGGGGAAGGTCAAGGGATCTACGTGGAGGCAAATTCTGGGTAA